The following proteins are encoded in a genomic region of uncultured Vibrio sp.:
- a CDS encoding DMT family transporter has product MNERRALGFGLSAVLLWSTVATAFKLTLAEFTPIQMLCVASIISAIALIIVCGAQGKLNQLSDTFLSNPWYYLLLGLINPLAYYLILFKAYDLLPASQAQAINYSWAITLTLMAAVFLGQKIRSKDWIACAFSYLGVIVIATKGDILGLNFESPLGVGLALLSTLLWAGYWILNTKNKADPVVGVLLGFLVAIPFTVALSIYEGQSWNTISTQGWAAVTYVGLFEMGVTFVLWLSALKSTQNTARISNLIFASPFISLMLLATIIGEDIHPSTLIGLVLIISGLVIQQVKFGKKEKTANASR; this is encoded by the coding sequence ATGAATGAGCGTCGCGCCCTAGGATTTGGGCTCTCAGCAGTATTACTTTGGTCAACGGTTGCGACCGCATTTAAACTCACTTTAGCCGAATTCACTCCGATTCAGATGCTGTGTGTCGCCAGCATCATATCAGCTATTGCTCTTATCATCGTGTGTGGCGCACAAGGCAAGTTAAATCAGCTTAGCGATACGTTTCTGTCAAATCCTTGGTATTACCTGCTGCTAGGGTTAATTAACCCGCTAGCTTACTACCTGATACTATTTAAGGCCTATGACTTGCTCCCTGCCTCTCAGGCTCAAGCCATCAATTACAGTTGGGCGATAACACTGACGCTGATGGCGGCGGTGTTTCTCGGGCAGAAAATTCGTAGCAAAGACTGGATTGCTTGCGCGTTTAGCTATCTTGGCGTGATCGTGATTGCGACCAAGGGCGATATCCTCGGCTTAAACTTTGAAAGCCCTCTCGGTGTAGGGCTGGCGCTACTCTCAACCCTGTTATGGGCTGGCTACTGGATTCTTAACACCAAAAACAAAGCGGATCCGGTCGTAGGCGTGTTACTTGGTTTTCTGGTTGCGATTCCTTTTACTGTTGCGTTAAGCATCTATGAAGGACAGAGCTGGAATACCATCTCGACCCAAGGCTGGGCTGCGGTGACCTATGTGGGTCTGTTTGAGATGGGGGTTACGTTCGTCCTTTGGCTAAGCGCGCTCAAGTCAACACAGAATACCGCTCGCATCAGTAACCTGATTTTCGCTTCCCCATTCATCTCCCTGATGTTACTGGCGACGATTATTGGTGAAGACATTCATCCCTCTACGCTGATCGGGCTGGTATTGATCATCAGTGGTCTGGTGATTCAGCAAGTCAAGTTTGGCAAAAAAGAGAAAACCGCCAATGCCTCTCGCTAG
- the hemB gene encoding porphobilinogen synthase, producing the protein MSVSIQGPFPARRMRRLRKHDFSRRLVAENQLSVNDLIYPMFILMGKDRRESVESMPGVERLSIDLMLEEAQYLANLGVPAIALFPVVNQDAKSLCATEAYNPEGLVQRAVRSLKEHIPQIGVITDVALDPFTTHGQDGIIDEDGYVMNDETTEVLVKQALSHAEAGADIVAPSDMMDGRIGKIREALEEAGYIHTQIMAYSAKYASNYYGPFRDAVGSSSNLKGGNKKNYQMDPANIDEAIHEVALDINEGADSVMVKPGMPYLDVVRRVKTELQVPTFAYQVSGEYAMHKAAILNGWLKERETVMESLLCFKRAGADGILTYFAKDVAEWLAEENAQAAQHLNMSKEANEE; encoded by the coding sequence GTGTCTGTATCAATTCAAGGTCCATTCCCTGCGCGCCGTATGCGTCGTTTACGTAAGCATGACTTTAGCCGTCGTCTAGTGGCTGAGAACCAACTTTCTGTTAATGATTTGATTTACCCAATGTTCATTCTGATGGGTAAAGATCGTCGTGAAAGCGTAGAGTCCATGCCGGGTGTAGAGCGATTATCGATTGATTTAATGCTAGAAGAAGCGCAATACCTTGCAAATCTAGGTGTACCTGCAATTGCGCTTTTCCCTGTCGTAAACCAAGATGCGAAAAGCTTATGCGCGACCGAAGCCTATAACCCAGAAGGTTTAGTTCAGCGTGCAGTACGTTCTCTTAAAGAGCATATCCCTCAAATCGGTGTGATTACCGACGTTGCGCTGGATCCCTTTACCACTCATGGCCAAGACGGCATCATTGATGAAGACGGCTATGTCATGAACGATGAAACTACCGAAGTATTGGTTAAACAGGCTTTGTCTCACGCAGAAGCGGGTGCTGATATTGTAGCGCCATCAGATATGATGGATGGGCGTATCGGTAAAATCCGCGAGGCACTGGAAGAAGCAGGTTACATTCATACTCAAATCATGGCTTACTCAGCGAAATACGCTTCGAACTACTATGGGCCATTCCGTGATGCGGTCGGTTCTTCGTCTAACCTAAAAGGTGGCAATAAGAAGAACTACCAAATGGATCCGGCGAATATTGATGAGGCGATTCACGAAGTAGCGCTGGATATCAATGAAGGTGCCGATTCTGTCATGGTTAAGCCGGGGATGCCTTATCTGGATGTGGTTCGCCGTGTGAAGACTGAGCTGCAGGTTCCGACTTTTGCTTACCAAGTGTCGGGTGAGTACGCAATGCATAAAGCCGCGATTCTAAACGGTTGGTTAAAAGAGCGTGAAACCGTGATGGAATCACTACTCTGTTTCAAACGTGCAGGCGCTGATGGCATCCTGACTTACTTTGCTAAAGATGTCGCCGAATGGTTAGCGGAAGAAAACGCTCAGGCGGCTCAACATCTGAATATGTCTAAGGAAGCGAACGAAGAGTAA
- a CDS encoding GNAT family N-acetyltransferase, with product MTMLIREGTLEEALQVVTHVKEFANGETIESMSQRIGDKNSLILVAEKNGTILGFKIGYELDDDTFYSWFGGVAPQARNEGVAQMLLEAQEEWVAEQGYKTLKVKSRNQFPAMLRLLLRNGYLIEKLEENVNLRESRVHFIKAM from the coding sequence ATGACAATGTTGATTCGTGAAGGCACGTTGGAAGAGGCACTTCAAGTGGTTACTCATGTGAAAGAGTTTGCCAATGGAGAAACAATAGAGTCTATGTCACAACGGATCGGCGATAAAAATAGCTTGATTCTGGTGGCAGAAAAGAACGGAACTATCTTAGGTTTCAAAATTGGTTACGAATTAGATGACGATACTTTTTACAGCTGGTTTGGGGGCGTAGCACCTCAGGCTCGCAATGAAGGGGTCGCACAAATGCTGTTAGAGGCTCAGGAAGAATGGGTGGCTGAACAAGGTTATAAAACCCTTAAAGTGAAGTCTCGTAATCAGTTTCCGGCTATGCTCAGATTGTTGCTGAGAAATGGATACCTAATTGAAAAATTAGAAGAAAATGTGAATCTTCGCGAATCTAGAGTGCACTTCATTAAAGCGATGTGA
- the rmuC gene encoding DNA recombination protein RmuC has protein sequence MQWILEYQSLILSSLCAAAASGVAVGWWVKQRFIAQTQLLEQQLSAEKQLYQQQLDQANQRLADAQQELDELDDERDKAAFEVRQSHGKLMAAMEKLRYFEAVKQERQQYFDELGNMREQKSRLETQLREQQARHEQVNQSNAEKLQILEQAEVRLKQQFEHLANQLFEEKTAKVDLQNRQSLEGLLSPLREQLDGFKRQVNDSFSQEAKERHTLVHELKNLQRLNEQMTREAVNLTQALKGDNKQQGNWGEVVLARVLAESGLREGHEYQTQVNLQNEAGKRYQPDVIVHLPQNKQVVVDSKMALVAYERYFNAETDAERDQALNAHLVALRAHIKGLSMKDYHKLKGIQSLDYVLMFIPVEPAFQVAIQADPSLIKDAMEQNIILVSPTTLLVALRTIDNLWRNERQNENAKLIAERATKLYDKLRLFVDDMEGLGGALDKANQTYQGAMNKLATGRGNVIRQAEGFKQLGVEIKRPISSDLAQLAQSEIFSENESPNESLVERHPAEDKVN, from the coding sequence ATGCAATGGATTCTTGAGTATCAATCTCTCATTCTCTCTTCTCTTTGTGCCGCTGCTGCCAGTGGCGTGGCGGTAGGATGGTGGGTAAAACAGCGCTTTATCGCACAAACTCAACTGCTTGAGCAGCAACTCTCTGCTGAAAAACAGCTTTATCAACAACAGCTTGATCAGGCTAATCAGCGCCTGGCTGACGCGCAACAAGAGCTGGATGAACTGGATGACGAGCGTGATAAGGCCGCCTTTGAAGTCCGTCAGTCACACGGAAAGTTGATGGCGGCAATGGAGAAGCTGCGTTATTTCGAAGCCGTCAAACAAGAGCGTCAGCAGTATTTTGATGAGCTCGGCAACATGCGCGAGCAGAAGTCGCGTTTGGAAACTCAGCTGCGAGAGCAACAAGCGCGCCATGAGCAGGTGAATCAGTCGAACGCGGAAAAATTGCAAATACTGGAGCAAGCGGAAGTCCGTCTCAAGCAGCAGTTTGAGCATCTTGCCAATCAGTTATTCGAAGAGAAAACTGCGAAGGTGGACCTGCAAAACCGTCAGAGCTTGGAAGGCTTGCTTTCTCCGCTACGAGAGCAATTGGATGGTTTCAAAAGACAAGTTAATGACAGCTTTAGTCAGGAAGCCAAAGAGCGTCATACACTGGTGCATGAGCTAAAAAACCTGCAACGCCTAAACGAACAAATGACGCGCGAAGCGGTGAACCTGACTCAGGCTCTGAAGGGCGATAACAAGCAGCAAGGCAATTGGGGAGAAGTGGTTCTGGCCCGTGTGCTTGCAGAGTCTGGACTGCGTGAAGGGCATGAATACCAAACACAGGTGAATTTGCAAAACGAAGCGGGCAAGCGTTATCAACCAGATGTGATTGTGCATCTTCCACAAAATAAGCAAGTTGTGGTCGATTCAAAAATGGCTTTGGTGGCCTATGAGCGTTACTTCAATGCAGAAACGGATGCTGAGCGCGATCAGGCGTTGAATGCCCACCTCGTTGCACTGCGTGCGCACATCAAAGGTCTGAGCATGAAAGATTATCACAAGTTGAAAGGCATCCAGAGTCTGGATTATGTGTTGATGTTTATTCCGGTGGAGCCTGCTTTTCAGGTCGCGATTCAGGCCGATCCGAGCTTAATTAAAGATGCGATGGAGCAGAATATCATATTAGTCAGCCCAACTACGCTGCTGGTGGCGCTGCGAACCATTGATAATTTGTGGCGCAATGAACGTCAGAATGAAAACGCTAAACTGATTGCAGAGCGAGCGACCAAACTTTACGACAAACTGCGTTTGTTTGTTGATGATATGGAAGGTTTAGGGGGGGCACTGGATAAAGCCAATCAAACGTATCAAGGCGCCATGAATAAACTCGCTACCGGTCGTGGTAACGTCATCCGACAAGCGGAAGGTTTTAAGCAACTTGGCGTGGAAATTAAACGTCCAATTTCTTCTGATCTTGCCCAGTTAGCACAGAGTGAAATATTTTCGGAAAATGAATCCCCAAATGAATCGTTAGTAGAAAGACATCCGGCTGAGGATAAAGTAAACTAA
- a CDS encoding SCP2 domain-containing protein — MPFEPLITAVIETSLNTLIKDDPALGRRLARLKGQVIQVHLKEINKTLTFIFSQQIDVLGNYEGQPDCYLSLHLSVLPELREQANITRLIKQDKLELEGDIQLAQKFSQLMVDCKPDIEEWLSRVTGDVVAHSVVQSSKSVGNFFVSQAEKHQRHLAQVVTEEWKFAPAPLEVAHFCDQVDEVRSQASRVEARLNALLDKLDSDKLALEKP; from the coding sequence ATGCCATTTGAACCTCTTATTACTGCCGTGATTGAAACGTCGCTGAACACGCTGATTAAAGACGATCCGGCTCTGGGTCGTCGTTTAGCTCGTCTTAAAGGCCAAGTTATTCAAGTTCACCTGAAAGAAATTAATAAGACGCTGACGTTTATTTTTAGTCAACAGATTGATGTGTTGGGTAACTATGAAGGACAGCCTGATTGTTATCTATCTCTTCATTTAAGTGTTTTGCCAGAGCTGCGTGAACAAGCCAACATTACCCGACTCATCAAGCAAGATAAGCTTGAGCTTGAAGGGGATATCCAACTGGCGCAAAAATTCTCTCAGCTCATGGTCGATTGCAAACCAGACATTGAAGAGTGGCTGTCGCGAGTTACTGGTGATGTGGTGGCACATTCAGTTGTGCAGAGTTCAAAAAGCGTCGGTAACTTCTTTGTTTCTCAGGCAGAAAAGCATCAGCGTCATCTCGCTCAAGTGGTGACCGAAGAGTGGAAGTTTGCCCCTGCGCCACTTGAAGTTGCGCATTTTTGCGATCAAGTGGATGAAGTGCGCAGTCAGGCTTCGCGTGTGGAAGCGCGCCTGAATGCTCTGCTTGATAAATTGGATTCGGATAAGCTTGCGCTGGAGAAACCATGA
- the tatC gene encoding twin-arginine translocase subunit TatC, producing MSTVEQTQPLISHLLELRNRLLRAILAVLVVFVGLVYFSNHIYEFISAPLVERLPEGATMIATDVASPFFTPLKLTLIASVFVAVPFILYQVWAFVAPGLYKHERRLIMPLLFSSSLLFYCGVAFAYFVVFPLVFGFFTAISLGGVEFATDISSYLDFVLALFMAFGIAFEVPVAIILLCWTGATTPKELKQKRPYIIVAAFIVGMVLTPPDMISQTLLAIPMCLLFEVGLLFARFYTRKDDEETEE from the coding sequence ATGTCTACCGTCGAGCAGACACAACCTTTAATTAGTCATTTGTTGGAGCTTCGCAACCGACTACTGCGTGCAATATTGGCAGTGTTGGTGGTGTTTGTCGGGCTAGTTTATTTCTCTAACCACATTTACGAGTTTATCTCAGCACCTTTGGTAGAACGTTTGCCTGAAGGAGCGACGATGATTGCAACCGATGTTGCGTCACCGTTTTTTACGCCACTTAAGCTGACACTGATTGCGTCGGTATTTGTCGCCGTACCATTTATTTTGTATCAGGTGTGGGCATTTGTCGCGCCGGGCCTGTATAAGCATGAACGTCGTTTGATCATGCCACTGTTGTTTTCCAGCTCTTTGCTGTTCTACTGTGGTGTGGCGTTTGCGTATTTTGTTGTATTCCCGCTCGTGTTTGGCTTCTTCACGGCAATTTCTCTAGGTGGTGTAGAGTTTGCTACCGATATTTCCAGCTATCTGGACTTTGTCTTAGCACTGTTTATGGCGTTTGGTATTGCTTTTGAAGTACCAGTTGCAATCATTCTGTTGTGCTGGACAGGGGCAACGACACCAAAAGAGTTAAAGCAAAAGCGCCCATACATCATCGTTGCCGCGTTTATTGTTGGTATGGTGTTAACACCACCTGACATGATTTCTCAGACTCTGCTGGCTATTCCGATGTGTTTGCTGTTTGAGGTGGGTTTGTTGTTTGCGCGTTTTTACACACGTAAAGATGACGAAGAAACGGAAGAGTAG
- a CDS encoding TatD family hydrolase produces the protein MIDTHAHIYASEFDNDRDEVVKRALEQGINKILLPNIDLESIEPMLQTEAAYPDVCHSMMGLHPCYVDDNVEQTLEIIRGWFEKHNFIAVGEIGIDLYWDKTYRAEQEKAFVTQLNWAKEMDLPVVIHTRDSIEETLTLLRQEQDGRLRGEFHCFGGSVEEAKAINELGFHLGLGGVSTFKNGGMDKVIPHLDMQWVILETDCPYLAPVPHRGKRNEPAYTSLVAQRIAELRDLTIEEVDTLTTKNAKKLFGLESR, from the coding sequence ATGATCGATACCCATGCGCACATATACGCCAGCGAATTTGATAATGACCGCGACGAAGTCGTAAAACGCGCACTAGAGCAAGGCATTAATAAAATATTGCTGCCAAACATCGATCTGGAATCGATTGAGCCTATGCTGCAAACCGAAGCCGCATACCCTGACGTTTGCCACTCGATGATGGGCCTTCATCCATGCTATGTGGATGATAATGTAGAACAAACGCTAGAGATTATTCGCGGCTGGTTTGAGAAGCACAATTTCATCGCAGTAGGTGAAATTGGTATCGACTTGTATTGGGATAAGACCTACCGCGCTGAGCAAGAGAAGGCATTTGTGACCCAACTCAATTGGGCGAAAGAGATGGACTTACCTGTGGTCATTCACACACGTGACTCCATCGAAGAAACGTTAACTCTGCTGCGCCAGGAACAGGATGGCCGCTTGCGTGGCGAGTTCCATTGCTTTGGTGGTAGTGTCGAAGAAGCGAAAGCGATAAACGAGCTAGGCTTTCATCTCGGCTTGGGTGGGGTATCAACATTTAAAAATGGCGGGATGGATAAAGTCATTCCTCACCTTGATATGCAGTGGGTTATTCTGGAAACGGACTGCCCTTACTTAGCGCCGGTACCACATCGAGGAAAACGCAACGAGCCTGCTTATACTTCTCTGGTTGCCCAGCGTATCGCTGAACTGCGAGATTTAACCATTGAAGAGGTTGATACATTGACGACAAAAAATGCCAAGAAGCTGTTTGGTCTAGAAAGCAGGTAA
- the ubiB gene encoding ubiquinone biosynthesis regulatory protein kinase UbiB, with the protein MTPAEIKRLYHIAKVQLEYGLDELLPDHQLTKAPLLLRKSLFWIKNKHPEKPLGERLRLALQELGPVWIKFGQMMSTRRDLFPPHIADPLALLQDQVAPFDGELAKRQMEKALGGPLENWFTEFDIKPLASASIAQVHTARLKDTNQEVVLKVIRPDIRPVIDSDLKLMLRMARIVAGALPEARRLKPVEVVREYEKTLLDELDLRREAANAIQLRRNFEGSEELYVPEVFPDFSNETVMVSERIYGIQVSDIEGLKANGTNMKLLAERGVSVFFTQVFRDSFFHADMHPGNVFVKPEHPDNPMWIGLDCGIVGTLNSEDKRYLAENFLAFFNRDYRRVAELHVDSGWVPADTNVDEFEFAIRIVCEPIFAKPLCEISFGHVLLNLFNTARRFNMEVQPQLVLLQKTLLYVEGLGRQLYPQLDLWETAKPFLEEWMMNQVGPQALVNAIKDRAPFWAEKLPELPELLYDSLKQGKVMNQRMDQLYQGYRQSKRQQATGKFLLGVGATLVVCSAILVDNAYEQLSFACGIAGVTFWLFSWRAYRR; encoded by the coding sequence ATGACCCCGGCAGAAATAAAACGCTTATACCACATCGCTAAAGTACAGCTCGAATATGGTTTGGATGAGTTGCTGCCGGATCATCAACTGACTAAAGCGCCCCTTTTGCTGCGTAAAAGCCTATTCTGGATTAAGAATAAACATCCTGAAAAGCCACTTGGTGAGCGCCTTCGTTTAGCGTTGCAAGAATTGGGGCCAGTTTGGATCAAGTTCGGTCAGATGATGTCGACCCGACGTGACTTATTCCCTCCTCATATCGCTGATCCACTCGCGTTACTTCAAGATCAGGTCGCCCCGTTTGACGGTGAGCTGGCGAAACGACAGATGGAAAAAGCCTTAGGTGGACCACTCGAAAACTGGTTTACTGAGTTTGATATTAAACCTCTGGCCTCTGCGTCTATTGCTCAGGTGCATACAGCTCGCTTAAAAGATACTAACCAAGAAGTGGTATTAAAGGTCATTCGCCCGGATATTCGTCCGGTGATTGATTCTGATCTAAAACTGATGCTCCGAATGGCGCGTATAGTCGCGGGGGCGTTGCCTGAAGCACGTCGTTTGAAACCGGTCGAAGTTGTTCGTGAATACGAGAAAACCCTCCTCGATGAACTGGACCTGCGTCGTGAGGCGGCAAACGCGATTCAACTGCGTCGAAATTTCGAAGGAAGTGAAGAATTATATGTTCCTGAAGTTTTTCCTGACTTCAGTAATGAAACTGTCATGGTTTCTGAGCGAATATATGGCATTCAAGTTTCTGATATAGAAGGCTTGAAAGCAAATGGCACCAATATGAAGCTGCTGGCTGAGCGCGGTGTGAGTGTGTTTTTTACTCAGGTGTTCAGGGACAGTTTTTTTCATGCCGATATGCATCCTGGTAACGTATTCGTTAAACCAGAACATCCAGATAACCCAATGTGGATTGGGTTAGATTGCGGGATCGTTGGTACACTTAATAGTGAAGACAAGCGTTATCTGGCGGAAAACTTCCTGGCGTTCTTTAATCGTGATTATCGTCGAGTGGCGGAATTGCATGTGGACTCAGGTTGGGTGCCGGCAGATACCAATGTTGACGAATTTGAGTTTGCGATTCGCATTGTCTGTGAGCCTATTTTCGCTAAGCCATTGTGTGAAATCTCCTTTGGCCACGTGTTATTGAATTTATTCAATACGGCACGTCGTTTCAATATGGAGGTTCAACCTCAACTGGTATTGCTGCAAAAAACGTTGCTTTACGTTGAAGGACTTGGCAGACAACTTTATCCGCAGCTTGATTTGTGGGAAACCGCAAAACCATTCCTTGAAGAGTGGATGATGAATCAAGTCGGTCCGCAAGCTTTAGTGAATGCCATTAAAGATCGAGCACCATTTTGGGCGGAGAAGTTACCGGAGTTACCTGAGCTGCTTTATGATAGCCTCAAACAAGGTAAGGTAATGAACCAGCGTATGGATCAGCTTTATCAGGGCTACCGTCAAAGTAAGCGACAACAGGCAACCGGTAAGTTTTTACTTGGTGTTGGCGCCACTTTAGTCGTATGCTCGGCAATATTGGTGGATAACGCTTATGAGCAGCTATCGTTCGCCTGCGGGATTGCAGGTGTCACATTCTGGCTGTTTAGTTGGCGAGCTTATCGTCGATAG
- the tatB gene encoding Sec-independent protein translocase protein TatB, which translates to MFDIGFWELVLISVVGLVVLGPERLPHAIRSVSRFVGAAKSMANNVKDELSHELKVQELQENLRKAEQMGMKDLSPELKSSVEELKQAAQSVNRPYAENTESDAKPVKAEPVVESVEKAEDIKVTAADKKAE; encoded by the coding sequence GTGTTTGATATCGGTTTTTGGGAACTGGTATTAATATCTGTTGTTGGTCTGGTCGTTCTTGGACCGGAGCGTTTGCCTCATGCTATTCGAAGCGTATCGCGTTTTGTCGGTGCGGCTAAGAGTATGGCAAATAACGTCAAAGACGAATTGTCGCACGAGCTGAAAGTCCAAGAACTGCAAGAGAATTTGCGCAAAGCTGAGCAAATGGGGATGAAAGATTTATCTCCTGAGCTGAAGTCTTCCGTGGAAGAACTGAAGCAAGCGGCGCAGTCTGTAAACCGCCCTTACGCAGAAAACACTGAGTCGGACGCTAAACCTGTGAAAGCAGAACCTGTCGTTGAATCGGTAGAAAAAGCGGAAGATATCAAGGTTACAGCGGCAGATAAGAAAGCCGAATAG
- the ubiE gene encoding bifunctional demethylmenaquinone methyltransferase/2-methoxy-6-polyprenyl-1,4-benzoquinol methylase UbiE gives MTDTSLQSNNALENETTHFGFTTVAKEEKVTKVAEVFHSVAAKYDIMNDLMSGGVHRLWKRFTIDCSGARPGQRILDLGGGTGDLTAKFSRIVGDQGHVVLADINNSMLNVGRDKLRDNGIVGNVHYVQANAEELPFPDDYFDVITISFCLRNVTDKDKALRSMFRVLKPGGRLLVLEFSKPIIEPLSKIYDAYSFHLLPKMGELVANDAESYRYLAESIRMHPDQETLEGMMQDAGFENTKYYNLTGGIVALHRGFKF, from the coding sequence ATGACGGACACAAGCTTGCAATCCAATAATGCATTAGAGAACGAAACCACCCACTTTGGTTTCACTACCGTGGCGAAAGAAGAGAAAGTAACCAAAGTTGCCGAAGTTTTTCACTCCGTGGCAGCGAAGTACGACATCATGAATGACCTGATGTCGGGAGGCGTTCACCGCTTATGGAAGCGTTTTACCATTGATTGCAGTGGTGCTCGTCCTGGGCAGCGAATTCTCGATCTTGGCGGTGGTACAGGTGACCTAACAGCGAAATTTTCGCGCATTGTCGGCGATCAGGGTCATGTTGTTCTGGCTGATATCAATAACTCAATGCTTAACGTCGGTCGCGATAAGCTACGCGACAATGGCATTGTAGGTAATGTGCATTACGTTCAGGCTAACGCAGAAGAACTGCCATTTCCAGATGATTACTTTGACGTTATTACTATCAGTTTCTGTTTGCGTAACGTCACCGATAAAGACAAAGCACTGCGTTCAATGTTCCGTGTTCTTAAGCCGGGCGGCCGTCTATTGGTGCTGGAGTTTTCAAAACCAATCATTGAGCCATTATCGAAAATTTATGACGCATACTCATTCCATCTGTTGCCAAAAATGGGTGAACTGGTCGCGAACGATGCGGAGAGTTACCGTTATCTTGCAGAATCTATCCGAATGCACCCAGATCAAGAAACGCTGGAAGGCATGATGCAAGACGCGGGTTTCGAAAACACCAAATACTACAACCTAACGGGTGGTATTGTGGCGCTGCACCGCGGCTTCAAATTCTAA
- the tatA gene encoding Sec-independent protein translocase subunit TatA, with translation MGGISVWQLLIIAVIVVLLFGTKKLRGIGGDLGGAVKGFKKAMSDEEETAKNAKDAKDADFEPKSLEEQQKKEAAPETKKDKEQA, from the coding sequence ATGGGTGGTATCAGTGTTTGGCAACTTCTAATCATTGCTGTAATTGTTGTATTACTATTCGGAACCAAGAAGCTACGCGGTATCGGTGGTGATCTAGGCGGTGCCGTTAAGGGCTTCAAAAAAGCAATGAGCGATGAAGAAGAGACTGCGAAAAATGCGAAAGACGCTAAAGACGCAGACTTCGAGCCAAAAAGTTTAGAGGAGCAGCAAAAAAAAGAAGCTGCACCTGAAACTAAAAAAGACAAAGAGCAGGCGTAA